TACTGGTGTCCTACCATTTTTGTCGGGCGGAACCATAAGCTACACAGGTAACTTCTCGTTTTTTATTGATATCGATGATTACTGCCATATTGTTTATAAAAATCCTTTCGACGGTTTTATCTACTACAAGAGAGGAATACCCGACGATGCTTCTCGCACTGCGTACACTTGGAGTAGTGCATTTGCAGTTCAGAACACTGATATATATTCAGACTACCCAGATATAATTGCTTTTCGCACCCCGGGATCAAGTCCTATAACTTGGGAAGTATGCATAGTAGCCTCTTGGACGAATGGTACGCTATTCGCTCAATACGAAAGACTGCATATAGCCAGTGACGGGTCTATAACTGGCGGCAATAATGATGGTCTTTCACAAAACCAAGGTATGGCCATGCTGAGCAGCGCTACTTACAGCACTAGTACACATGCATACCCGTCTATAGATTTTAATCATACTGGTGATGGTAAGACTGTAGCCGATAATACGCCACACTTGTACTCTACATGGTCGACCGGTGCTACAGGTTCAGGTAGAGGTATTAGGTTTAAGAAGGCGACTCATTCAGGTGGATCGTGGTTATGGGGCACAGAACGGGAGATCTCCTCAACTCACTATGTTGCTGCTCATAATTACTGTAACTGTATTTTTGATGGTACAAGAGTTATCATTGGGGGCAATCTTAACGATGGCGGATATTACAGTGTGGTTTTTTGGGAGCGGGACGCTGCAGATACTGTTACAACAGGCCCGATTTATGTGTTAGATAATGGAACTTCCGGGAATGACACATCAAGCTTTGCGGCACGAGGGTCAGTTACATATGATGCTGACGGTAACCTATACTTCATCGGTCTTGGGGCAGGCTCGCCCTGGAGGGTATGTCTCCAGAAGTGGGATCGGGCCACCGAGTCTGTAGAAGATCCTGTAGTTATTGATGAGTTAAATATAAACTCCTACGGTAGTGATGTCTCTCTCAAGCGCGGCTACTCTAACAACCGTATAGAATTTATCTATACTGACGGTACCAGTTCACCATACGACGTAACGTATGGCAGCATCGAGCAGCAGACTCTCCCCATTGGCTGGATAGATAGCGAAGTCTGGAACGATGGAGATGATACTTCAGTTAGTATCTCCAACTGGAGTAACGATGATGATACCTATACTTGGAGTGTAGCCACCAAAGATGATGTTGGTAGTGCCAGTTCCTATACCACCGCCAGGACCCTTAACCCCTTCCAGTGGTGGGATGCTTCTACTTCTTCCTGGGTATATATCGAAACAGAAAACATATCCTCAGACACCGAGGTAGCTGTAGCTAACCTTTCTGCTGGTAGCTATAAGTGGAGTGTAGCTACAGAGGACAGTGCTGGTGCTAAAAGCAGCTATGCTACTGAACAGACGTTTGAGATTATTCGTTTTGAGCGTTGGGGTGTGGTGCAGATTTAATGGCAACAGTAACATACGCCTCTACCGGCACCTTTTCTGTACCTGCGAATGTTTATAGCGTCCACCTTGATTGTTATGGGCATCCAGGTGGAGCCTACAGCTATAATACTCGCGGAGGCCGTGCCTACGGGGACCTTGTTGTTACTCCAGGGGAGACCTTATATATTGGGGTAAATATAGGGGCTGGCACCACCACCTCCGGCGGTAGTGGTGCTGCTTATTCCTGGGGTGGTGGATATTCGGATGTTCGTAAGGGCGGAAACACGCTTAGCAATCAAAGAGTTGTTGCGGGTGGCGGCGGCGGCCAGTCTTATACTTACACAGGGAAAGGTGGTAACGGTGGTGGTTCTTCCGGTGGAAGCGGTTCTACATCGCAGGGTGGTTCAGTTGGTGGTGGTGGAACCCAGTCTTCTGGAGGTTCTGCCTCGGGTAACGCTACCGTAGGAACCCGGGGACAGGGAGGTAACGGTGGCAGCAGTGGCGGGGCTGGCGGCGGCGGTTACTATGGTGGAGGAGGTGGCTATAATTATGCAGGTGGTGGAGGTGGCTCTGGGTATATAGGGGGAGTAACCGGCGGAAGTTATAGTACAGGGGGGAATCCAGACAACTCAGCTAAAGTAGTAATAACTTATACTCCTAACTCTATCCCTTCGACTCCAACTCCCTCAACGCCAACCAGCGGTTTGCGACAACAGGATGGCAGTATTAACTTCTCCTGGTCCCATTCCGATCCTGATGGAGATGCTCAGGCTTCCTACGCTCTGCGTAGGCAAAAGAGCGGTGGTGGTAACGAATGGTGGGATGGTACTTCCTGGGTGATAAGTGAAACGTTTGTGTCTACATCTACTCAATCAGTTTCTATTAATACTTCAACATTTGATCCTGGTGCCTACACCTGGAGCGTAGCTACCCGAGATAGCGTCGGTGCTACATCACCATATTCTTCTGCCAGAACAGTAGAGATTATTCGTTTTGAACGTTGGGGGGTGGTGCAGATATGATCCTTCTTTCGGACATGTAATTCCTAGTTTCTAGCACCTTAACGACTGAAGTAGTGTAAGCCTGATGGATGCCCTTTATGGATATTCGTAACAGGTACACTCTCTGGTGGCTCCGATAGTACTAATGGCACTTACTTCTAGGAGAAGTTGCAAAGTTCCCGATTTTTCATATATGATAATTATCAAATACGAAGGGATTGCATGATGGCTGAGACACTAGCTGAAAACCTTGGGCTTGACGTGAGAGGTGTAGAGCTTGCCCATGAAGCAAATGATGCATACGACTTACTTCAGTCCGGTATAGAAAAAGAAGCGTACATATCTACAAAATACAGAAGAAGGGTGTATACATTGCAACTAGCTCAAGAGTTGGCTCATAAAGTAGGTGAGGAAGAGACCGATCCGGCAGAAGTCAGATATAGTACAATAGTCGAGCAGGCGGGGGCACTCATCGGCCGAGAAAGATTTATTTAGTCTGGAATAGTGGCGTATATCGCCATGGTAATTCTAGCCTACAGTAAACGAGCTTACTCCTCCCGTAGTATCTTCTCCATCACCTTGCCTTTAGCTAGCTCATCAATTAGCTTATCCAAATATCGGATCTCTTGCATTAAGGGCTCTTCGATATCTTCTACGCGGATACCGCAAATCATACCCGTAATCAAACTTCTAGAAGGGTTCATCTTCGGAGCGGCGGCAAAGAAGGTTTCGAAGTCTGTCTGGTTTTCTAGCAGCACCTCTAACTCTTGCGGACTGTAGCCTGTTAACCAGCGAATGATTTCGTCTACCTCTGCCTTTGTGCGACCCTTCTTCTCGGCCTTTTTGATGTAGTGAGGGTAGACACTAGAGAAGCTCATGGTGTAGATGCGATGTTTTTTCATCCGTTCTCCTTATCTCGGTGTTTTAGAATTATCTTTAGCATCAGTGCCAGGACTAGCAGAGTGACACCGAGAAGAAATGCGCTCATGTAGGTGCTACTCAGATACGGCATGATTAGCGGGGCCATGAAGCTAACAAAGTTACCGGCTAACTCCATCGACCCTTCGCCGGTTTCCGATCGAATCGTTCCAGAGGGCGTATTGGGGTTGCTCGCAGCTATAGCCATAAACAAGATGCCCGGTAGACCGGCTAAGAGAAGCAAAACTCCGGGTGTAACTAGGCGTCCTAGGCGGTAGCTGAAGAGCACCGCCATACTCAAGAGAGCTAGGGCTATGACCGTAGCGATAGCGAGATACACGCCAATTTGCCTATGTCCAGCGCTAGTCAGAGGAGAGATTAAAACCGCATCATCTTCAATTTGGACAATTGCTTCCGTATCACTGCTTATATCCTCCGCCACTCCTCCGGCACCTACATCATAAAAGCGTTCAGCAAAAGCTGAGAATATCTTTAATCTTATCTCCCTGGGGCTCAAATTATCCAGATCTTCAGCCGTAATAGTCACGTTTACGCCACCAAAGGCGACTACCGTCTCCTCGTTAGCATCTAAATCTTGCCGTAGCTGCTCGATATCGAAATCACTATCGATGCCTTCACTAGAAGTTAAACCGGCTAACGTGTAGCTAAGAATATCGACCGCTGGTTCTTTAGCCGTGAGACGGTAACTGGCTGTTAGTAGCAATACGGTAGCAAGGAACGGCAAAGCTAGCAGGGCAAGTAGCCACTTTAAGTCGACATGCCAATAAGGATGAGTTATTGTATTTTTCACTAACCTTACTATAGCTTATTGTGCGATAACTTTTGTACCCCAGTGGCTCAGCTCACCTGCTTGATCAGCATCTGTTATTATTTTCGGTTGAGAATAGACGCTTTCGCTGCCTTCAATATGATGGAGAGGACACGGATAGACGCATTAAATCACTTTTAACCCGCGACAAGCAGTTTCTCAGAGGTAAATGAAATATTCCTGACTATATCTATCAGGCGTAGTCACTGAGAGCATTTTTGTCGGATAAGCTATTTATTGTAAAGCATGTATAGTATTGTATAATATTCTTTATGGAAGAAATAAGATTTACGTTAAGTGATGTATCGTCTGAGGAATACGACCGACTAAGACGTCAAAGCTTGGGTGAAATATCTCTAGCACTGAAAGAGAAGCATGACGAACATTTTCGTCAACTTGCTACAGACTGTGAGCCTTATGCACGTAAAGTGAATGAACTGCTTGAAACTCACGGGGGTGATGTTGCGTATCTGTATACTGGGTCTACAACGGGTGGGATAGAAGTCGATGGAGTGGTCCATGGAGAGCAGGAACCTGCAGTTAGTGTAACTGCATTTTTTGCATTCGAAACAGAGTTAGAAGGTAAGCATTCAAAGGTTACCGTGCTCGATATGAAGCGTACCTATAGCGAGTGCCATTTCAATGCACTAGTATTTGCTAGAAACGTAGAGACAGAACAGTTGCGTCTGTTTAGGGTTTCTACACAAGGATCTGAGTTATTAGATGATGGGCTCAAAATGTATTTCTTTGAAACACTTGGGTTGGACATAGTCGGTATTAGTGAGGGTGGGTATGGTTGGATTGAGATGGATATTCAAAAGCTAGTGGATGAAGTTGGAACTATGGGTGTGTCTATAAAATCCTTAGCGGATGATCAGCGTATTAGTGATTTCGTAGATATGTTCATTAGAGATGCAGAAAATGAGCCTATATATTCTGGTCTGTGGGCATAATCTAGTGAGTCATAGCTTTCCCCTTTGCT
Above is a genomic segment from Candidatus Saccharimonadales bacterium containing:
- a CDS encoding glycine-rich protein, which translates into the protein MATVTYASTGTFSVPANVYSVHLDCYGHPGGAYSYNTRGGRAYGDLVVTPGETLYIGVNIGAGTTTSGGSGAAYSWGGGYSDVRKGGNTLSNQRVVAGGGGGQSYTYTGKGGNGGGSSGGSGSTSQGGSVGGGGTQSSGGSASGNATVGTRGQGGNGGSSGGAGGGGYYGGGGGYNYAGGGGGSGYIGGVTGGSYSTGGNPDNSAKVVITYTPNSIPSTPTPSTPTSGLRQQDGSINFSWSHSDPDGDAQASYALRRQKSGGGNEWWDGTSWVISETFVSTSTQSVSINTSTFDPGAYTWSVATRDSVGATSPYSSARTVEIIRFERWGVVQI
- a CDS encoding DUF2200 domain-containing protein, whose translation is MKKHRIYTMSFSSVYPHYIKKAEKKGRTKAEVDEIIRWLTGYSPQELEVLLENQTDFETFFAAAPKMNPSRSLITGMICGIRVEDIEEPLMQEIRYLDKLIDELAKGKVMEKILREE